A region of the Arachis hypogaea cultivar Tifrunner chromosome 15, arahy.Tifrunner.gnm2.J5K5, whole genome shotgun sequence genome:
GCATCATATCTAGATCATTATACAAATTAGGCATTATTATGAGTAAACCCACATTCAATCACAGTTGAGATATTTCCTTGAATTTCAGTAATGTCCAGGAGCTATAAACAGGTATACCAGAATTGAAGACAAAGAAAGGCTAAATATATCAAAGACTAAGTACcttaatattattacttattaGATGAACAGTTATACAACAACAATTGATCATTTTCCCATTAGGTGCAGTCAACTACATGGACGAAATTATGCTATTGCATCCCATCATAAACCACATCTATAAAATATAGGCAGCCattaaagttaaaatattttttagtgacTTTGTCTAaagtcccccccccccccccctctttctGCCATGTTCTTTTTTGTGGGGTCTTCCTCTGCCCCATTGATAGCCTCCGTTTGATCTATTATTCAAATTGAAACTCCTACAAGTCTTCTCATCACATGACTAAGCCAGTTACGACAGGACTTTACCACCTAATCCCCAATAGGCATTACCTCAACTTTCTCTGATAGAAACAGGTCTGGTTAGTTTACAAGAGGAGTGGTAAGTAGTCTACTTGCtggttttagtttgttttagttcCTAATTGCTGTTAATTGGCTATCTGTTTAGTTTCTAAACGTGCACAAGGTGAATGCCTTTTCTACGACAAACCATACTCAGCAAAGCATGTGTGCAAaaacaaggaattcaaattgcTGATTATGGAACCTGAGGCTGAGGAGGGGGATTGGTTGGAGCACGAAGCAGTCCCGGAGGCAGTGGAGCAATTGGAGCTCCTTTCCGGAGATCCACCTTGAGGACAAGGTAGTTGTCCAAGGGGGGAGTAATGATAGAAAGCAGTTTGGTTTAGTTTACAAGAGAAAAGTAAGTAGTCTACTTGCAGGTTTTAGTTCCTAATTGTTGTTTGTTCCCTTTCAGCTCCACTGAACTCATTCCAAGTTTTGTTGTGTGATTCATCTATCACAACAACCTTATCTGTATAATGTTTAGCTCATTCTTTTTAGCTGCTGAGAGAATATTTTACAAAATAGTAATAGAACTCTGAAGAAAACAGTAGTATATTAGTGTTTAACACTAGTTGGGTGAAGGATCTCTTTTTGAAAGCTGAAGATCCATTATGGTAGTTACTTTGGCAGACGATCAAGGTTTATTGAAGAGAAGATCCAACTTAAGGAGATATAGAAAAGAAGGAAAAACAAATATCTAATATTATAATAAACTATTATAGGGTAAAGTGAGCATAATTAAAACAGAAACCTTTTTTCTATCAACTTGGATTCTCTAACCATGCAAGTTTAAAATTGCGAGCTTTGGTTTTTCACTTGAAACAAAAATCTACAATTAAGTAATACAGTCTAGAATTAAAGACATACTGCATGTGCATCAGCCATTCCAGCCTCCAACAAATCTTCACGGGCAGCCTGATCAGCAGTAGGTGATGTTAACctcttaaattctttttttaacttTGTCAGATCAGATTTATATTCCCTCAACTTTGCAAGCAGATTTGCTTTTACACTTGGCTGCAAACTTCTAGCCTCAAGGTCCATTTTCCGTATCTGGAGACAAAGTTAGAGTgacaagagaaataaagaaacaaataGAAGATAATACTTAGCAAAAGACCCTAAACCCAGGAGAATGTAAAATTTTATACCAGCACATCGGCATCATCTAGTCCAACTTTAATCTCAGAAAGGCTTTGCTGCTTCTGATCTGAAATTAGTGATGATTACGGAACAAAGAAAAAAATCAGTTACTAGAACTTAATATCAACGTAAACATGAGTTGTAGACATCCTCAGGTTTACAGAGTAAtgatataaaaaaacaaaaagaaaaaaaagacatgCTCATGTCACAGAAGCAATCTCAAGGACACATTTTTCAATTCCATTCAACAGTAGATTGTATGCACTGTACTTGCTTAGTTGCTTAGGACACCATTTTTCATTCAGTATTGCAAAACTCTGTTCGATTCCCCGATTTTCTCAGTTATAACCAATTCAACATTCCTCATAACCGATCTATTAGATAATTTGGAAGATCGCATGCAAATATAAATCACATTAAGCAGCTCTGCAATCTGCATCCAACTTCGGCATATTTagtaataacaaataattaacttCGGGGGAAACGATCTCTTATATCTTTCAAGAGTTTAATCTCTATAAACTAAAATCCACTCAGATGCAGCCATATAGATAAAAATAGTTAACCTCCATATGCACTATAGCACTTGATTGGATGCCAGTGCAGTTTATACTGCATAGAAATTAAAAATCTGTATTTTAAGCCTCAAATTAAGCTAATCTTAAGATCCTGAACACACCGAAGATACATGCATACTATAGACATCAGAACAAACGAAAAGAAAATAGGTGGTAAACGACAACAAAGTTGAGATTTTTAATTTGACGAGAGTTAGTAGAGAGAACCTTGATCCGAAAGATGAGAGGTTGAACTGCATTTGCGAGAGAGATTTGCAGAGAGCTCGCAGTACTGGCGCTCGTACCCTTCAAAAACCTCGCTCATCTTTATGCTGTCTTGTTGTTGAGACAAGACCGCAAATAGAAAAATCACCTTTCAATAAAATTGGGGGAAACtggaaaagaataagaaaatcgGGAATAGAAGAGACCAAATTAGTGGGAATTTTTGTTTGGATTGATTAATCTATTACTTACTTAGGTTGAATCTAGTGATTTGGGGAGTGAAGATCACGATGATGCAGTGAGGGATCTGAAAAAGGACGCGTttgtggtggttgttgttgtttgaTTTGTTGGGTCTGAGGGAGAGTGAAAGGGAATGGGGTAAG
Encoded here:
- the LOC112750342 gene encoding vesicle transport v-SNARE 12, which codes for MSEVFEGYERQYCELSANLSRKCSSTSHLSDQDQKQQSLSEIKVGLDDADVLIRKMDLEARSLQPSVKANLLAKLREYKSDLTKLKKEFKRLTSPTADQAAREDLLEAGMADAHAVSADQRERLTMSVERLHDSSDRIRESRRTMLETEELGVSILQDLHQQRETLLSSHKKLHGVDDAIDKSKKVLTTMSRRITRNKWVVASLIGALVLAIVIILFYKLSH